TTTGCTGCTTTTAATGCTTCCCAAAGCGATGGTTTAAGTGAAGAAGGGGCGACTAATGTTGCTTGGAATAGTGTAAGAAACGAATACGAACAAGGCCAAAACGGCGAATGGCACAGAAAGTCTGAAGATACAGCCGTACACAATAAAGCAGTAACTTCTGGTGGGAATTAAATCATAAAAATCAGGCTGACAGCAGAATGTTTAAGTTAACAAAACTTTCTGTTTGAGTGTGATTCATTCCAGCTTAGTTAGATCAATTAAATTGGAATTTTACTTGAGCAAAAGGTGCTTTGTAATTAATGCAAAGCGCCTTTTGCGTTTAAATATTGGGAAAAAATTATCATATTTTGAGTCAATAGAGGGAAATAAATCATTACACTGAGAGGTAGATGCCCTGC
This window of the Nostoc sp. HK-01 genome carries:
- a CDS encoding ChaB protein → MPYNKIEELPQDIQQKLPQHAQQIFFAAFNASQSDGLSEEGATNVAWNSVRNEYEQGQNGEWHRKSEDTAVHNKAVTSGGN